Proteins found in one Triticum urartu cultivar G1812 chromosome 4, Tu2.1, whole genome shotgun sequence genomic segment:
- the LOC125552029 gene encoding L-ascorbate peroxidase 1, cytosolic, which yields MAKTYPVVSAEYQEAVEKARQKLRALIAEKNCSPLMLRLAWHSAGTFDVSSKTGGPFGTMKKPAEQAHAANAGLDIAVRMLEPIKEEIPTISYADLYQLAGVVAVEVSGGPVIPFHPGREDKPQPPPEGRLPDATKGSDHLRQVFGKQMGLSDQDIVALSGGHTLGRCHKERSGFEGPWTRNPLKFDNSYFTELLSGDKEGLLQLPSDKTLLTDPVFRPLVEKYAADEKAFFEDYKEAHLRLSELGYAEA from the exons ATGGCGAAGACCTACCCCGTCGTCAGCGCCGAGTACCAGGAGGCCGTCGAGAAGGCCAGGCAGAAGCTCCGCGCCCTCATCGCCGAGAAGAATTGCTCCCCGCTCATGCTCCGCCTCGC GTGGCACTCGGCCGGGACCTTCGACGTGTCGTCCAAGACAGGCGGCCCGTTCGGGACGATGAAGAAGCCGGCGGAGCAGGCGCACGCCGCCAACGCGGGCCTGGACATCGCCGTGCGGATGCTCGAGCCCATCAAGGAGGAGATCCCCACCATCTCCTACGCCGATCTCTACCAG CTTGCGGGAGTTGTCGCCGTGGAGGTCTCCGGTGGGCCCGTGATCCCCTTCCACCCAGGGAGGGAG GACAAGCCTCAGCCCCCACCTGAGGGTCGCCTCCCTGATGCTACCAAGG GTTCTGACCACCTAAGGCAAGTCTTTGGCAAGCAGATGGGCTTGAGTGATCAGGATATTGTTGCCCTCTCTGGTGGCCACACCCTG GGAAGGTGCCACAAGGAGAGGTCTGGCTTTGAGGGACCCTGGACAAGGAACCCTTTGAAGTTTGACAACTCTTACTTCAC GGAGCTTCTGAGTGGTGATAAAGAGGGACTTCTTCAGCTTCCAAGTGACAAAACCCTGCTGACTGACCCTGTCTTCCGCCCTCTTGTGGAGAAATATGCTGCG GATGAGAAGGCTTTCTTTGAGGACTACAAGGAGGCACACCTCAGGCTCTCCGAACTGGG GTACGCCGAAGCGTAA